A genomic window from Salvia splendens isolate huo1 chromosome 11, SspV2, whole genome shotgun sequence includes:
- the LOC121755613 gene encoding putative late blight resistance protein homolog R1A-3 — MAAYSAIASFRQTLEELLDSAQFPPHVPKPQIESLREKVSSLQSSLDKIPFVPKLKRDKMKDLQNSIREAIYAAQDEVEYWIKDDSPHKSDEKTMKKLEEGIKLVEADALVLEEEIRNDPTAQNLFSDNPEQVSFNFSGKDKIVGQEKDFKLITEWLDSDDKSRLVIPITGLPGIGKTTLARSIYDNKEVRKQFNIRAWVTVSQDVNYQEVFTKILNTMESKNYQAGHYATQGDEQTLLQRLHQELYNLKFLIVVDDVWDLAAWDRIALALPDKENGSRILLTTRVREVADKISEKANLLHEMQPLGPEHSWQLLCYRTFGDKLKNDNDDVTLLCPSHLNVIGKSIAEKCKGLPLSLVVVGGLLIQETDKIDYWKRIEEDTGDAAAMGENSYLEILALSYLYLPGKLKGCFLYMGGFPEDCEIRIQKLIKLWVAEGFLPAPAPEQDVSGLERVAQRSVEDLIGRNLLSIRKKSTNGGMKACGMHDSLRELAEKQCGFENFFHARKKYNQDLPEEAKLKRRVSVHRNILMCLEEVYDKTRTITYARSLLYLGSHHHHPMPFFLTFDLLKVLDAFTCYFIQFPDEFLELVHLTYLSFTYNGKLPTKVTELKKLETLMVRREPKIIFVGASFLPDDVWNMPKLRHLWFTETDFPNLPSVNPTNKILLYNLQTLASVDAAYFTEEVIDNMPNLRKLAMWIESPEKLNFTVSKLKKLEQFRFIVLNPIPGKGIEVEAESFFPKKLRRITLSGTGLPWAHMEFLGKELKGLEVLKLKELAFNGPEWLLRSNYDMENLKYLLIEYLNFQKWDATNSNFPSLQKLIMRHCYELEDIPDDIGYIGPLDTMEVVDCSPQAVECAYKIIDQQEEGNCKMNFEGRVFSSWE; from the coding sequence ATGGCGGCCTATTCCGCCATCGCTTCTTTCCGGCAGACTCTGGAGGAGCTGCTGGATTCCGCCCAGTTCCCTCCTCACGTCCCCAAGCCTCAGATCGAATCCCTCCGCGAAAAAGTCTCCTCCCTTCAATCCTCCCTCGACAAAATCCCCTTCGTCCCCAAACTAAAAAGAGACAAAATGAAGGATCTCCAAAACAGCATCCGAGAAGCCATCTACGCCGCCCAAGACGAGGTCGAATACTGGATCAAAGACGACTCCCCCCACAAATCCGACGAAAAGACCATGAAGAAGCTCGAAGAAGGCATCAAGCTCGTCGAAGCAGACGCGCTGGTGCTGGAGGAGGAGATCCGCAACGACCCCACAGCCCAGAATCTCTTCTCCGACAACCCTGAGCAGGTCTCCTTCAATTTCAGCGGCAAGGACAAGATCGTCGGCCAGGAGAAAGACTTCAAACTGATCACCGAGTGGCTGGACTCCGACGACAAATCGCGCCTCGTGATTCCCATCACCGGCCTTCCCGGGATCGGCAAAACCACCCTCGCGAGAAGCATCTACGACAACAAAGAAGTCAGGAAGCAGTTCAACATCCGCGCTTGGGTCACCGTGTCGCAAGATGTCAACTACCAAGAGGTGTTCACCAAGATCCTCAACACGATGGAGAGCAAGAACTACCAAGCAGGCCACTACGCCACCCAGGGCGACGAGCAGACCTTGCTCCAGCGCCTCCATCAGGAGCTCTACAATCTCAAGTTCCTAATCGTGGTGGATGATGTCTGGGACTTAGCTGCTTGGGATCGGATCGCCCTCGCCTTGCCCGATAAGGAGAACGGCAGCCGGATCCTCCTCACCACCAGGGTTCGGGAGGTCGCTGATAAAATCTCCGAAAAAGCTAATTTGCTTCATGAGATGCAGCCGCTCGGGCCGGAGCACAGCTGGCAGTTGCTCTGTTATCGTACCTTCGGTGATAAACTGAAAAATGATAATGATGATGTTACATTGCTCTGTCCTTCTCACTTGAACGTAATTGGAAAGTCCATCGCCGAGAAATGTAAAGGTCTTCCTCTGTCACTTGTCGTGGTTGGTGGTCTTCTCATTCAGGAGACGGATAAGATTGATTACTGGAAACGTATTGAAGAAGATACTGGTGATGCTGCTGCAATGGGGGAGAattcatacttggagattttaGCCCTCAGCTACCTTTACCTGCCTGGTAAACTCAAGGGGTGTTTTCTGTACATGGGCGGATTCCCTGAAGATTGCGAGATTCGTATTCAAAAGCTCATCAAGTTATGGGTTGCTGAGGGCTTCTTGCCAGCGCCAGCGCCAGAGCAAGACGTCTCGGGATTGGAGAGAGTCGCGCAGAGGTCGGTGGAGGATCTTATAGGGAGGAATCTGTTGTCTATTCGGAAGAAGAGTACTAATGGTGGGATGAAGGCTTGCGGTATGCACGATAGCCTACGGGAGCTGGCTGAGAAACAATGTGGATTTGAGAATTTCTTCCATGCTAGGAAGAAATACAATCAGGATCTACCAGAGGAAGCAAAGCTGAAGAGGCGTGTGTCTGTTCATAGAAACATTCTGATGTGCCTTGAAGAGGTTTACGACAAAACACGAACGATCACTTATGCGCGCAGTCTCCTCTACCTCGGCTCACACCATCACCATCCCATGCCCTTCTTTCTAACCTTTGATCTTCTCAAAGTGTTGGATGCTTTTACTTGCTATTTTATCCAGTTCCCTGATGAGTTTCTCGAGCTTGTTCATTTGACTTACCTTTCATTCACTTACAACGGTAAGCTTCCAACGAAGGTGACAGAACTTAAGAAGCTCGAGACTCTGATGGTTCGCAGGGAGCCTAAGATCATCTTCGTGGGTGCATCTTTCCTGCCGGATGATGTGTGGAACATGCCGAAGCTGAGGCATCTGTGGTTCACGGAGACGGACTTCCCTAATCTTCCATCGGTTAATCCAACCAACAAAATCCTGCTTTACAACCTCCAAACGCTTGCGAGTGTGGATGCTGCCTACTTTACTGAAGAAGTCATTGACAACATGCCTAACTTGAGGAAATTGGCAATGTGGATTGAGTCTCCGGAGAAGCTCAACTTCACTGTTTCGAAGCTAAAGAAGCTCGAGCAGTTCAGGTTCATAGTGCTGAATCCGATCCCCGGGAAAGGGATCGAAGTTGAGGCGGAGAGCTTCTTCCCGAAGAAGCTGAGGAGAATCACTCTGAGTGGCACTGGACTTCCATGGGCACACATGGAATTCTTGGGAAAGGAATTGAAAGGACTTGAAGTGCTGAAGCTCAAGGAGCTGGCATTCAACGGGCCGGAGTGGCTCCTCAGGTCCAACTATGACATGGAGAACCTCAAGTACCTGCTGATTGAATACCTGAATTTCCAAAAATGGGATGCAACAAACTCCAACTTCCCGAGCCTGCAAAAGCTGATTATGAGACATTGCTATGAGTTGGAGGATATTCCTGATGATATTGGATACATTGGACCCCTGGACACGATGGAGGTTGTGGACTGCAGCCCTCAAGCTGTGGAGTGTGCATATAAGATTATAGATCAGCAGGAGGAAGGAAACTGCAAGATGAACTTTGAAGGTCGCGTCTTTTCTTCATGGGAATAA